A window of the Gemmatirosa kalamazoonensis genome harbors these coding sequences:
- a CDS encoding M16 family metallopeptidase, producing the protein MRIPIETYTLANGLRVTLSEDHTAPIVAVNLWYHVGSANERAGRTGFAHLFEHMLFQGSANVAANEHFELVQRAGGTLNGSTWLDRTNYFETVPSNQLELALWLEADRMARLLPAMTQEKLDTQRDVVKNERRWSVDNQPYGTWWERLPALCYPPDHPFHHSLIGSFEDLDAAALEDVAEFFATWYTPDNAVLTIAGDFDPAEARALVEKHFGSIPRGQGKPALPSFELPPTFGATLRQVVPDDVVLPRVFLAFRAPAFGSDGYYAASVCGAVLGLRNGSRLHERLVRERQLASEASASTFDLPKGADLLILDAVARPGVDADTLADALTDEVDRLRTDDGAVTDEEVERALALIESGFVVAMQSAGERADQLSRFATYFGDPSLANEQVDRYRAVTAADVNAFARDYMGPDNRAYLVYVPKASSDEHAERGAESVERGAETMSEVA; encoded by the coding sequence ATGAGAATCCCGATCGAGACCTACACGTTGGCCAACGGCCTCCGCGTCACGTTGAGCGAGGACCACACCGCGCCCATCGTCGCGGTGAATCTCTGGTACCACGTCGGCTCGGCGAACGAGCGCGCCGGACGCACCGGCTTCGCCCACCTGTTCGAGCACATGCTCTTCCAGGGATCCGCGAACGTCGCCGCGAACGAGCACTTCGAGCTCGTGCAGCGCGCCGGCGGGACGCTGAACGGATCGACGTGGCTCGACCGCACGAACTACTTCGAGACCGTGCCGTCGAACCAGCTCGAGCTCGCGCTGTGGCTCGAGGCCGACCGCATGGCGCGGCTGCTGCCCGCGATGACGCAGGAGAAGCTCGACACCCAGCGGGACGTCGTGAAGAACGAGCGCCGCTGGTCGGTCGACAACCAGCCGTACGGCACGTGGTGGGAGCGGCTGCCGGCGCTCTGCTATCCGCCCGACCACCCGTTCCATCATTCGCTCATCGGCTCGTTCGAGGATCTCGACGCCGCCGCGCTCGAGGACGTGGCCGAGTTCTTCGCCACGTGGTACACGCCCGACAACGCCGTGCTCACCATCGCCGGCGACTTCGACCCCGCGGAGGCGCGCGCGCTCGTCGAGAAGCACTTCGGGTCCATCCCGCGCGGGCAGGGGAAGCCGGCGCTCCCGTCGTTCGAGCTGCCGCCGACGTTCGGCGCGACGCTCCGCCAGGTCGTGCCCGACGACGTCGTGCTGCCGCGCGTCTTCCTCGCGTTCCGCGCGCCGGCCTTCGGCAGCGACGGGTACTACGCCGCGAGCGTGTGCGGCGCGGTGCTCGGCCTGCGCAACGGCAGCCGTCTGCACGAGCGGCTCGTGCGCGAGCGGCAGCTCGCGAGCGAGGCGAGCGCGTCGACGTTCGACCTGCCGAAGGGCGCCGACCTGCTCATCCTCGACGCCGTCGCGCGCCCCGGCGTCGACGCCGACACGCTCGCCGACGCGCTCACCGACGAGGTGGACCGGCTGCGCACGGACGACGGCGCCGTGACGGACGAGGAGGTCGAGCGCGCGCTCGCGCTCATCGAGAGCGGCTTCGTCGTCGCCATGCAGTCGGCCGGCGAACGTGCCGACCAGCTGTCGCGCTTCGCGACGTACTTCGGCGACCCGTCGCTCGCGAACGAGCAGGTGGACCGCTACCGCGCCGTGACGGCGGCCGACGTGAACGCGTTCGCGCGTGACTACATGGGGCCGGACAACCGGGCGTACCTCGTCTACGTGCCCAAGGCATCATCCGACGAGCATGCCGAGCGTGGAGCGGAGAGCGTGGAGCGTGGAGCGGAAACGATGTCGGAGGTTGCGTGA
- a CDS encoding putative bifunctional diguanylate cyclase/phosphodiesterase: MPSAVPRGDDHRALPPPRPRSLRARFARVFGVLLALAALDAAAFYWGARQRGRVFRELRDTIARHAALTETRAGLDDHAKRIRVVVQLVGVEHAPIDPDERRRALQSVAALRHRADRATGGVPGLATVRAETDSLADAWSRFYDRQGIDPADAILVAVTRAEPLAQRLLGTDLPAAIRGEQRRVAEASAAFERADRATSAIAWAVLALSVGVSVALAYLLSRDLRGAIGALHTGVERLGAGDLAHRVDVTTCEELATVGRSLNTMAQRLRQARQELERRNQELAHLAFRDPLTNLANRTLFREHVERALAGRHGHADEMSILFIDLDDFKSINDTLGHHSGDRLLVDVATRLLEATRGSDTVARLGGDEFAILLHRVRERAEAISVAERVLWALRAPFELDGRTLHVSASIGVVFHHDGQSTEELLRNADVAMYRAKAEGKGQHAVFAPEMHAALLDRVELAAELRDALQREALSVVYQPIVDLVDRRVAGFEALVRWPHSRRGPVSPTLFIPLAEEVGAIVPLGRWVIGRACHEAARWQRERNGRGPVGVSINVSGLQLADPAFVRDVRTALDESGLDPGILTLEITETVIMRDSVSTLARLRELKSLGVRVAIDDFGTGYSSLAYLQRFPVDVLKIDKAFVDQIADGGNDAALARTIVPLGDMLQLHTVAEGIERADQHAELLAAGCRLGQGYFFSHPLDADAAGEFLRAD, from the coding sequence ATGCCCTCCGCTGTCCCGCGCGGCGACGACCACCGCGCACTGCCGCCGCCCCGTCCGCGCAGCCTGCGCGCCCGATTCGCGCGGGTGTTCGGCGTGCTGCTCGCGCTCGCGGCGCTCGACGCGGCGGCGTTCTACTGGGGCGCGCGGCAGCGCGGGCGCGTGTTCCGCGAGCTGCGCGACACGATCGCCCGCCACGCCGCGCTCACCGAGACGCGCGCCGGTCTGGACGACCACGCGAAGCGCATCCGCGTCGTCGTGCAGCTCGTGGGCGTCGAGCACGCGCCGATCGATCCCGACGAGCGACGACGCGCGCTGCAGTCGGTCGCGGCGCTGCGTCACCGGGCGGACCGCGCGACGGGCGGCGTGCCGGGGCTCGCCACCGTGCGCGCGGAGACCGACTCGCTCGCCGACGCGTGGTCGCGCTTCTACGATCGTCAGGGGATCGACCCCGCCGACGCGATCCTCGTCGCCGTCACGCGCGCCGAGCCGCTCGCCCAGCGACTGTTAGGCACCGACCTCCCGGCGGCGATCCGCGGCGAGCAGCGGCGCGTGGCCGAGGCGAGCGCCGCGTTCGAGCGCGCCGACCGCGCGACGTCGGCGATCGCGTGGGCGGTGCTCGCGCTGTCGGTGGGCGTCAGCGTGGCGCTCGCGTACCTGCTGTCGCGCGACCTGCGCGGCGCGATCGGCGCGCTGCACACGGGCGTCGAGCGGCTCGGCGCGGGCGATCTCGCGCACCGCGTGGACGTGACGACGTGCGAGGAGCTCGCGACGGTGGGGCGGAGCCTGAACACGATGGCGCAGCGGCTGCGCCAGGCGCGTCAGGAGCTCGAGCGCCGCAACCAGGAGCTCGCCCATCTCGCGTTCCGCGACCCGCTCACGAACCTCGCGAACCGCACGCTGTTCCGCGAGCACGTGGAGCGCGCGCTCGCCGGACGGCACGGGCACGCCGACGAGATGTCGATCCTGTTCATCGACCTCGACGACTTCAAGAGCATCAACGACACGCTCGGCCACCACTCCGGCGACCGCCTGCTCGTCGACGTCGCGACGCGGCTGCTCGAGGCGACGCGCGGCAGCGACACGGTGGCGCGACTCGGCGGCGACGAGTTCGCGATCCTGCTGCACCGCGTGCGCGAGCGCGCGGAGGCGATCTCCGTGGCCGAGCGCGTGCTGTGGGCGCTGCGTGCCCCGTTCGAGCTCGACGGACGCACGCTGCACGTGTCGGCGAGCATCGGCGTCGTGTTCCACCACGACGGGCAGTCGACCGAGGAGCTGCTGCGCAACGCCGACGTCGCGATGTACCGCGCGAAGGCCGAGGGCAAGGGGCAGCACGCGGTGTTCGCGCCGGAGATGCACGCCGCGCTGCTCGACCGCGTGGAGCTCGCCGCGGAGCTGCGCGACGCGCTGCAGCGCGAGGCGCTGTCGGTGGTGTACCAGCCGATCGTCGATCTCGTGGACCGGCGTGTCGCGGGGTTCGAGGCGCTCGTGCGGTGGCCGCACTCGCGGCGCGGCCCGGTGTCGCCGACGCTGTTCATCCCGCTCGCCGAGGAGGTCGGGGCGATCGTGCCGTTAGGCCGGTGGGTGATCGGCCGCGCGTGCCACGAGGCGGCGCGGTGGCAGCGCGAGCGGAACGGCCGCGGTCCGGTCGGCGTGAGCATCAACGTCTCCGGCCTGCAGCTCGCCGACCCGGCGTTCGTGCGCGACGTGCGCACGGCGCTCGACGAGTCGGGGCTCGACCCCGGGATCCTCACGCTCGAGATCACCGAGACGGTCATCATGCGCGACAGCGTCTCCACGCTCGCCCGGCTGCGCGAGCTGAAGTCGCTCGGCGTGCGCGTCGCGATCGACGACTTCGGCACGGGCTACTCGTCGCTCGCGTACCTGCAGCGCTTCCCGGTCGACGTGCTGAAGATCGACAAGGCGTTCGTCGACCAGATCGCCGACGGCGGCAACGACGCCGCGCTCGCGCGCACGATCGTGCCCCTCGGCGACATGCTGCAGCTGCACACCGTGGCGGAAGGGATCGAGCGCGCGGACCAGCACGCGGAGCTGCTCGCCGCCGGCTGCCGCCTCGGGCAGGGCTACTTCTTCTCGCACCCGCTCGACGCCGACGCGGCAGGGGAGTTCCTGCGCGCGGACTGA
- the ytxJ gene encoding bacillithiol system redox-active protein YtxJ — MQQLTSADDYDTLRELPLVLVYKHSSRCPISLIAYQEVAQLEEHHPDIPVFLVDVIDSRPVSRHVANETGVVHHSPQLILLVRGEPVWAVSHFDVRADELGGRLEALVG, encoded by the coding sequence ATGCAGCAGCTGACCTCGGCCGACGACTACGACACGCTCCGCGAGCTTCCGCTCGTCCTCGTCTACAAGCACAGCTCGCGCTGCCCGATCAGTCTCATCGCGTACCAGGAAGTCGCCCAGCTCGAGGAGCATCACCCGGACATCCCGGTGTTCCTCGTCGACGTGATCGACAGCCGGCCCGTGTCGCGGCACGTGGCGAACGAGACGGGAGTCGTGCACCACTCGCCGCAGCTCATCCTGCTCGTCCGTGGCGAGCCGGTCTGGGCGGTGTCGCACTTCGACGTGCGGGCCGACGAGCTCGGGGGGCGGCTCGAGGCGCTCGTGGGATGA
- a CDS encoding M16 family metallopeptidase, with the protein MSDATNSTLPAPRSPLGGLPRPEPGAPRPYHFPRFERRTLPNGLRLVVAPAHKLPVVTVAAVVRAGASSDPEGREGLASLTARALTEGTASLDAVALTRTVERLGAAVDAGADWDAAFVSLTTLASRLPEAFRLFADVLADPAFPEREVERLKQERIADILQLRTEPRGLADEMFARFVYAPGSRYGRPEAGDERSVSSLGRDDVARFHAERYVPGATTLVVAGDVTVDDAERLAREALGGWTGDAPSMPRVDDRPAARERRVHLVTKADAPQSELRVGHVGVPRVTPDYFGIVVMNAILGGLFNSRVNMNLREEHAYTYGAGSGFDWRLAAGPFDVSSAVQSDVTSAALGEILKEIDRMRAEPVSPSELSLATSYLDGVFPIRYETTAAIASALSNLTIYGLPEDYFDTYRDRIRGVTAADVQAAAVKYLKPDELQLVVVGNPSVRPDLESLGAGPVTVYDAEGKAIG; encoded by the coding sequence ATGAGCGACGCCACGAACTCCACGCTCCCCGCTCCACGCTCCCCGCTCGGCGGGCTGCCGCGTCCGGAGCCCGGCGCGCCGCGCCCGTACCACTTCCCTCGCTTCGAGCGACGCACGCTGCCTAACGGCCTGCGTCTCGTCGTCGCCCCGGCGCACAAGCTCCCGGTCGTCACCGTCGCCGCCGTCGTGCGCGCCGGCGCGTCGTCCGATCCCGAGGGGCGCGAGGGGCTGGCCTCGCTCACCGCGCGCGCGCTCACCGAGGGCACCGCGTCGCTCGACGCGGTCGCGCTCACGCGCACCGTCGAGCGGCTCGGCGCCGCGGTCGACGCCGGCGCGGACTGGGACGCGGCGTTCGTCAGCTTGACGACGCTCGCCTCGCGGCTGCCCGAGGCGTTCCGCCTGTTCGCCGACGTCCTCGCCGACCCCGCGTTCCCCGAGCGCGAGGTCGAGCGGCTGAAGCAGGAGCGCATCGCCGACATCCTGCAGCTGCGCACCGAGCCACGCGGCCTCGCCGACGAGATGTTCGCGCGCTTCGTCTACGCGCCCGGCTCGCGCTACGGCCGCCCCGAGGCGGGCGACGAGCGCTCCGTCTCGTCGCTCGGCCGCGACGACGTCGCGCGCTTCCACGCCGAGCGCTACGTGCCCGGCGCGACCACGCTGGTCGTCGCCGGCGACGTCACCGTCGACGACGCGGAGCGGCTCGCGCGCGAGGCGTTGGGCGGCTGGACCGGCGACGCGCCGTCGATGCCGCGCGTGGACGACCGGCCCGCGGCGCGCGAGCGACGCGTCCACCTCGTGACGAAGGCCGACGCCCCGCAGAGCGAGCTGCGCGTCGGCCACGTCGGCGTGCCGCGCGTGACGCCCGACTACTTCGGGATCGTCGTCATGAACGCGATTCTCGGGGGGCTGTTCAACTCGCGCGTGAACATGAACCTGCGCGAGGAGCACGCCTACACCTACGGCGCCGGCTCCGGCTTCGACTGGCGGCTCGCCGCCGGCCCGTTCGACGTGTCGAGCGCGGTGCAGAGCGACGTCACGAGCGCGGCGCTCGGCGAGATCCTGAAGGAGATCGACCGGATGCGCGCCGAGCCGGTGTCGCCGAGCGAGCTGTCGCTCGCCACGAGCTACCTCGACGGCGTCTTCCCCATCCGCTACGAGACGACCGCCGCGATCGCGAGCGCGCTGTCGAACCTCACCATCTACGGGCTGCCCGAGGACTACTTCGACACCTACCGCGACCGCATCCGCGGCGTGACCGCCGCCGACGTGCAGGCCGCGGCGGTGAAGTACCTCAAGCCCGACGAGCTGCAGCTCGTCGTCGTCGGCAATCCGTCCGTTCGTCCGGATCTCGAATCGTTAGGCGCCGGGCCGGTCACCGTGTACGACGCCGAGGGCAAGGCGATCGGCTGA
- a CDS encoding dipeptidyl-peptidase 3 family protein, whose product MQTYGNRDSLMASLTDPALRRFAEINYGPWDRLHEDAPFVAGVGPKPPGANFYPRDLTKAELEREVAKGGAHADSLRGLYTVVRRGPNGLVAVPYHVAYAAPHTRAAAKLREAAALAENAALKKYLTLRADALETDDYQPSDFAWMAMKDNTLDVVIGPIETYEDALAGYKAADEAYVLVKDQAWSARLARLTSQLPALQRALPVDAKYRAESPGTDSDLNAYDALFYAGQANSGAKTIAINLPNDEEVQLKAGSRRLQLKNAMRAKFDKILVPIVGLTIAADQRKYVNFDAFFENTMFHEVAHGLGIKNTVTGAGTVRQALKETAGGLEEEKADILGLWMAVKLAEQGELQDREVNDNFVTFLAGLFRSVRFGASDAHGRANMATFNFLQEAGAFTRASDGTYRVDFPKMRAGMEALSAKILMLQGNGDYAGVQAFMRDMGVVRPQLKADLAKLGTARIPVDIVFEQGMPVTK is encoded by the coding sequence ATGCAGACGTATGGGAACCGCGACTCGCTCATGGCGTCGCTGACGGATCCCGCGCTGCGGCGCTTCGCGGAGATCAACTACGGGCCGTGGGACCGGCTGCACGAGGACGCGCCGTTCGTCGCCGGCGTGGGGCCGAAGCCGCCCGGCGCGAACTTCTATCCGCGCGACCTCACGAAGGCGGAGCTGGAGCGCGAGGTGGCGAAGGGCGGCGCACACGCCGACTCGCTGCGCGGCCTGTACACCGTCGTGCGCCGCGGCCCGAACGGCCTCGTCGCCGTGCCGTACCACGTCGCGTACGCGGCGCCGCACACGCGCGCCGCGGCGAAGCTGCGCGAGGCGGCCGCGCTGGCCGAGAACGCGGCGCTGAAGAAGTACCTCACGCTGCGCGCCGACGCGCTGGAGACCGACGACTATCAGCCGAGCGACTTCGCGTGGATGGCGATGAAGGACAACACGCTCGACGTGGTGATCGGCCCGATCGAGACGTACGAGGACGCGCTCGCCGGGTACAAGGCGGCGGACGAGGCGTACGTGCTCGTGAAGGACCAGGCATGGAGCGCGCGGCTCGCGCGGCTCACCTCGCAGCTCCCGGCGCTGCAGCGCGCGCTGCCGGTCGACGCCAAGTACCGTGCGGAGTCGCCGGGCACGGACTCGGACCTCAACGCGTACGACGCGCTGTTCTACGCGGGGCAGGCGAACAGCGGCGCGAAGACGATCGCGATCAACCTGCCGAACGACGAGGAGGTGCAGCTCAAGGCGGGATCGCGGCGGCTGCAGCTCAAGAACGCGATGCGCGCGAAGTTCGACAAGATCCTCGTGCCGATCGTGGGGCTCACGATCGCGGCCGACCAGCGGAAGTACGTGAACTTCGACGCGTTCTTCGAGAACACGATGTTCCACGAGGTGGCGCACGGGCTCGGGATCAAGAACACGGTCACCGGCGCGGGCACCGTCCGGCAGGCGCTGAAGGAGACGGCGGGCGGCCTCGAGGAGGAGAAGGCGGACATCCTCGGCCTGTGGATGGCGGTGAAGCTGGCCGAGCAGGGCGAGCTGCAGGACCGCGAGGTGAACGACAACTTCGTGACGTTCCTCGCGGGGCTGTTCCGCTCCGTCCGCTTCGGCGCGAGCGACGCGCACGGGCGGGCGAACATGGCGACGTTCAACTTCCTGCAGGAGGCCGGCGCGTTCACGCGCGCCAGCGACGGCACGTACCGCGTGGACTTCCCGAAGATGCGCGCGGGGATGGAGGCGCTCTCGGCGAAGATCCTGATGCTGCAGGGGAACGGCGACTACGCCGGCGTGCAGGCGTTCATGCGCGACATGGGCGTCGTGCGGCCGCAGCTGAAGGCGGACCTGGCGAAGTTAGGCACCGCGCGGATCCCGGTGGACATCGTGTTCGAGCAGGGGATGCCGGTCACGAAGTGA